The Camelina sativa cultivar DH55 chromosome 16, Cs, whole genome shotgun sequence sequence TAGATAAAAAGCTAATTTTACAAATGAAGGTATCATTTTCTTAATAGATTTAtgtgttttgaattttagatGTATGCttgatttttgataaatatcCTAAAACAgcactaaaataagttttgtggACAATCATATCACACATTTCATAAACTTCccaaaatatcattattagacacattacaatattttaaattaatttgtagaAATTTCACAAACTTCCCAAAATTTATAGAATTATTTTATCTgatagtaaaaaagaaagaggggTTCTATAATAAAGAAAACGAGTCATTTCCCTATATCCTACAGTAGCTTCTTTAAAAACGGTATAACACACCCTAAAGGCATCTCTACTAGAAGATGCTAATCAAAAGTGTTgcgttaaaaaatatatataataataagtgagaaaaaaaaatagagaatcgTTGTTTGAATTGCTTGCTCAAGAAACGTTGCTCATAACAAATGGCCAGATGTCAAATTTTTAATGGTTAtcataaatcaaaaaattaataaatatatatatgattaaaataaactctttttttttttaaagcaacgTTGCAGCGAGTGGACTTGGCCTAATCGGCTTGGAATCACAGGTAGTTAAGGGCATTTTTTTTACTAAGCCTCCTTAATAGCCAAATTCCCGGTCATAGCAGCGACTAAGAGCGGCGTGAGGGGAGAATGGGATTACGTTTCCATCGGTATCAAAATTTGTTCAAGTGTCAGGTCGTTATAATAGTAGCTTCTTGACTATGTCTAGTTGCCCACAACTACAAGCTTTGAGCAATGGTGTCTCTAAGATGTCTAGACATCCATGACGTCAAAGCTTCTGGATTGTTATCTAGGAAGCCCCTTACACCTTCCAGGTTTCCATGGCTTATTGCTTTTGATAGAGGTAAATACTTGGAGTACTCATTCCTCACATGTTCTgcaaaacaagagaagagaaaaagagatgtaaggtacaaattttaaattttgacaaaTATGTGCTTTTAGTGAGGATCGACACCTGATCATGACCAACAAAATGAAGCTACTAGATTCATTTCTGGTTTTAtttgtaccaaaacaaagttACGTGCATATTCAGTAGTTATGATTGGTTTTGACTTCTTATGTCTTTGGATCTATCGATAGATGGATCCCAAGATATCTTAGGATCCATCAATATGTTTTGTAATGTCGGTTTGAGATCTATTATCAATTATAATCAGTTTAGCTAATTGCTTTGAATTTATTTTCACGATATTGAACATGGTCAAGGCCtcttaatgtatatatatctcaaaaCTAATAAGAACTGACCTGATGATAGCTGAGAAGGCGAAACTTCTGGCCTAAAAGGAGGATTCCGGTAGGTTGGAACGGTTGTTCCGGAAAACACATCGACCGAACAATCTTGACTGTCCATTCCCTAATCCTCTTCCATAGGGTTGTCTCACATCCTTGTGGCAAAATTCttttgtagaaactaggtttcacacaataaatttgtttgaaggggaaaacaaatttaataaaaactctctctaaaaaaatcagatctaagCTTAAGAACAAAGGGAATAGAAAATCTCTTGGAAAACAAGCTAGGTTTTTGCTCAAGAACAAGGAAGAACTAAGGTTATTGTATTAATTTCTGGATGCTTTACAAGCAGAAGATACCCCTTTATTTATATGAATGCATTGATTACAAGATAAGTCTATTTTCCTCAAATCTCGGATTGAAAATATGGTAAATTTCATTTTCTGATGATCAAGTCGGACTTAGGGGACAGTCTCGGAGTTCGTTCGAATAACTTCGTCGGGCTTCTGATTATAGGTCCGTTTAGCTGGCTCAAAAGGGATTCTCCGATTTAGTTAATGTGCAAAGTTACTCGGTTTACCTTTGATTTAGATCGATATGTCGTGGGTGCTAAATCCTGCACCAAcgcctttgtttttttctctcgttCTCACACTAAATGAGAAAAGCTATGACTCACGTCAGTTCTTGGTTCAAGTCCTTAATTAATGAACTATTCACCTGTCTTTATTCctaatgtatgaaattattgtaCTATGAgcatttatgaattatgattaaGAATTCGGGTAGTTATCAAGATTTGTTTGTCacatttgaatttattttttactttgtaCTGATTGTATTTATAGCATTTGTAGACATATTAATTGATGTAATTTGGGAACTTTATTCATTTCGTGCAAATATATACTCCTTCCgtttaagtttatttatatactttataagattttttttatttcattttatttgattttctaaaGTTTCTATGTAAAATTAATGTCTAATTAGTATGTTATGATCATTTGTATTATgcacttttttttattggttgacttttttaaaaagtatatgttatataataataatatatatgctcaaataacaaaatatttataatttcttaaacCATGTTTTAGTTAATAGTAATAGATAATATTTCTTGGTTTAATTatcgtttattttttatatttcattctAGAATCGACTCTTTTTCATTTGATCaatcaataatattaatatagctAGTCTATTCcaaaaaatgtaaatagttGAGTTTTTATGTGAAATATCTGTAGTCGCGCATTATACATGTATTGTAGAATAATTTATACATACAATATATGaacttattttttgtaaaaaactaTAACCTTATACATGATGCAGTTTGGTTCATATACGTtgtaacaaattattattttgtaaccaGATTAATACATATAGTGCTAGATTTACTCATGCTACAGAGAAAACTGTATACATGTGGCAGAAGGATTTATACACTATGCATATATAGCCAGATAGGTTTACATTCTTAAAATAGGGgaaattaattactaaattttcaaaaaaaaatatgtattactTGTAGCATTATTTTATCTTCATTTCTAGTTTTGGTAGTTGCCAAAAAATCTTGAAATTCTGGTAAAAATTGGCACGTACGTACTACGTAGGACATAGTTTTGTTGTTATCGTAAATTCTTGTTAAATCTTGACATGATAGTTGTCAATTTGTGTGCtgtttaaaagttaaaaccgtgttttattattaacaattattaataaattatagcAAATACACAaagtgaattacttttttttgggtattcaTTATCTTTACAAacaactttttcatttttttattttttttattaccctATAAGGTGTTGGGgagaaaaaaagtttcaattattgagattaaaagaaaagttgaaaatgaagaaaataaccaaaaaactgTCGATGAAATATATGAAGCTCAATAAGCACCGGCTCCGGCAAGACGGATCCATGAAGTCAGATGAAGATTGTGGAGAGCTTTTCTGCGAAATTCATAGACCGGAAAGtgaagaaattaatgaaacaaagGAGACACCTAAAGTTACAAAGATTATGGAGTGCAAGCATCGTAAGCTGATGTTAAATGAGAAGGAATATGAAAAGAATATTCATGTGGATGGTCAAGATCGATCCCACATATCTGAATGTTCGGTTAGGAATGAAGGTCGTGAACGCAAGGAACAACTTGATGAGGGCCCGATTAGAAACATATATCGTGTTGATATGGATCCACTAGTAGGCTCAGTTAAAAATGGTCATATGGATCATCTTGAAGATTTGATTAGGGGTCGTGATCGTACAGACCATACTGAAGGATCCACTAGGAAAAGTGCTGGTAATCGTGTGGACCAGCTCGAAGGTTCTAGCAAAAATGGTCAGAAACAACAACATGAAGACAATATTGTTAAACCAAGCAATCATGTAGATCAATCCGAAAAATCAAATGAATGTCCTTCTGATTTTGCTACAAAGAGAGATTACCTTGATTGGATTGAGTACGTAGAAGGATCCAATCATCATTGTTTCGATCGAACTGAAAATTCagaaaaaccttataaaagggAGGATATCGATCATGACCAGATAAGCGTTGGACTGTCAGAAGGATCCATAGAAGGGTACAATGATGAGATCCTATTACTCAAGAgctctaaaaatagaaaaaatgagaaatttgaagACTCAAAAGGTTATAGGAAAGGAAGAGGTAGCAAGGCTAAAGATTCATTGAATTTCAAATAGGCGACTAAAGGTTAAATGGACATTTTAGccccaaaaaaagagaaattgttCTTTCACATTGTATTATATGACATTGATCATTTTAGATAGTATGAACTACTACTATGTATAATCATATACTCTTAATGAAAGTTGTCGTTTTAATGAAGgatcatatatttaaataggtgtgatttttatgtataaaaaccCAAACTTAAAAGAGGGAACATAGGAGAACACTTGACAACCTAGATCTAtggagacagagagagagattgaggaaacaaaatttatggGAGGATGGTTGTGGATGCAATGGAGATAGATGaggagagagaaataaaaaagagaaggaaaacaaTGTCTTAGTGAAATTTTATCCGGTATGCCATGTTCACTCATGGttagtttcttaatttatttatgaattagtCTAGTTTGTGCATATTACCATGTTCACTCATGGGTAGTGAAGTAGTGCAAGgtctttatttatttcttttatatatacaaattttaaaatacaagttCTGAAGTTAATGGAAATACAAAAGCTACAtgtgtaatttaaaaatcttagttgctttttcttcgtttcttcttccAATCCCTCGTTTTTGACTAAAACAGTGCTTCTGATTCAAACGCCATTAACATATAACTATGGACTCTACTCAGAATTAAAATACCTACATACACTAATTCAAGTCAATTACAAATGTATTGGTCATATATTTGACGCTTCCATTTTTTATTTGCGCTTccaagttctgtttttttagaAATCCCGATTCTATCACGATTTCAACCGATTCACTTTGGAAGCGTGAATAAGATCTTTAGTGACGCTTCTGTGTAAGTTGTAACTCATGAAAAAGggtcataaacaaaaataatataaaaaatggtagaaatataacaaaataattctaTGTGTGTGGGATGTTTTGTGACAAAATTGGAAAATGAAGAGATAAACTATCATATgctttataatatagaatatgttTTTATGTAGTCGTATGCCATAATTAACAGATAACTTTTACAACATAGCATCCATCTGTCTTATGTATATACGGATAAAATTTTCGCGTCTTTCTCATATCAATGAGAAGTGTTGACCTCTAAAACTGATAAACCTGCACATAATCAGTAAAAACATTAGATCACATAATCAGAAGAAACATTAGGTATGTCAAACATTAAATATTTCAGGTTCAAATCAAGAACAATGTGTTTTGCGGCTCCCAAACGAAGTCCACATTTCTTGACTTTTACATCCTTCTTTTTAATGCAAAATCAATGAGAGCTTCGTTCTCGACTACCTTGATTGATGAGGTTGTGTAGATTGAGCGAAAGCTGAGCAAAACCTAAGTTATTAAAgttgtttgaaaagaaaaagaccaCTATTTtccaattgaaaaaaatatcaaagaatttGTAAGGAATTAAAATGAATACTTAGGtattgtattatatgatgatgtACTGGAAAGatataaacttatttttgtggtaattttcaatatgtttagacttttaagttttagtatatatttatatatgaagatCTAGAGTTTTAATGTAAGCACTAATTTGATTGAcaatctaaattttattatcGAACAAAAGAAGACAGTGAAGATAGTTTACCTTATGTGCATTTTAATTTACTAAAGAAAATCAATCTACCAAGTATCCGATGTGTGTTTCTTATTAAAAGTTACCAACATACaattataagaaatttgaaGTCAAAGGAacttgttattttgttatttgcaaGTGTAAAATGCAacactaaaaaatattaacaacatGATAATTTAGTGAACAATATTTTTCTAGTAAAgagaaaatactaaaataaaatatcattttacatTCCTAACACAGTAACAAACCatattaaattgtttttctgAAAATTATCCCAAAggggagaaggaaaaaaaaatactcttgTGTAATATAAAAGCAAAGGGAAAAATATCCAACACCTcatatttagtatttaatttttgtagaGACTAAGTTCTAAATTAATTCAACAAGACCATATAAACGTCAAAAGATTTAACAAAATTACATACACAATCAAGTTAGCTTCATCCCAAACACATACATCGTTTTGTTTATAAAGCTCTATACCATAGGGGTGACACAACTCACAACTAgaggaaaaggaaacaaaacaattcaTTAATAGATAATTTCAGAACAAATCAtaaaagcaagaacaaaaaGGTACCAAAAGCTAATAaggagtgagagaaagagagggaagCAAACAAAAGAGTGGCAACGGCTATTTCGTAGTTACCAATCTTATTTTGCTGTCCAATGCACACAACTTGTTCTTACACCAAAAGTTGTGCTCTTTAAAACTACAACTATTAAGTTTTTTCCTAATTGTAATTGTACTAGTATATCATAGTTTCTCGTGTACTATGTTTCACACTATTCATAtactcaaaactaa is a genomic window containing:
- the LOC104750407 gene encoding uncharacterized protein LOC104750407, with product MKKITKKLSMKYMKLNKHRLRQDGSMKSDEDCGELFCEIHRPESEEINETKETPKVTKIMECKHRKLMLNEKEYEKNIHVDGQDRSHISECSVRNEGRERKEQLDEGPIRNIYRVDMDPLVGSVKNGHMDHLEDLIRGRDRTDHTEGSTRKSAGNRVDQLEGSSKNGQKQQHEDNIVKPSNHVDQSEKSNECPSDFATKRDYLDWIEYVEGSNHHCFDRTENSEKPYKREDIDHDQISVGLSEGSIEGYNDEILLLKSSKNRKNEKFEDSKGYRKGRGSKAKDSLNFK